In Nostoc sp. UHCC 0926, a single genomic region encodes these proteins:
- a CDS encoding L-histidine N(alpha)-methyltransferase, producing the protein MAQNFHSNSQLPSDISTAISRTAKPSSEFYSLFSEEEVIGIIHALEIRREIPLKYSYKGRGAKIWDDFYLKYIIPTWYRTSSVEVDLLKKNFKYFNDNIKSGERVNIVDVGAGNSYPVKNFIQRLNKLGKVNKYIALDISEELLHLSKNNFRKWFPLIEFISSTIDIENSSIPKILFQNKASLEIDDTAKIFFHLGVTIGNHQNRDEVLKNFRDSMGKNDFLVFTNETGSNSQWDGNVRGGCKYHVEEIYGWVKNNIGIKSEDCELVRKYDLKTDSIVANMKFRHNYTINFSRMGIDKKIEISEGEEITIWRHHKYEIPKLLQELEHSGLQLIHYNTDKYKSHIMVICKVATN; encoded by the coding sequence ATGGCTCAAAATTTTCATAGCAATTCCCAACTTCCATCGGATATTTCAACTGCTATCAGTCGCACAGCAAAGCCAAGTTCTGAGTTCTACTCTCTTTTTTCTGAGGAAGAAGTTATAGGGATAATTCATGCATTAGAAATCAGACGAGAAATACCTCTAAAGTATTCTTATAAAGGTAGAGGCGCAAAAATCTGGGATGATTTTTATCTAAAATATATTATTCCTACATGGTATCGGACATCAAGTGTAGAAGTTGACCTTTTAAAGAAGAACTTTAAATACTTTAATGACAATATTAAAAGTGGCGAAAGAGTAAATATTGTAGACGTTGGTGCCGGAAATTCATATCCAGTTAAAAATTTTATTCAAAGACTTAATAAATTGGGAAAGGTTAATAAATATATTGCCTTAGATATTAGCGAGGAATTGCTTCATTTATCCAAAAATAATTTTAGAAAATGGTTTCCTCTCATTGAATTTATCAGTTCGACGATTGACATAGAAAATAGTAGCATACCCAAAATTTTATTTCAAAATAAAGCTAGCCTTGAAATTGATGACACAGCAAAAATATTTTTCCACTTAGGTGTTACCATTGGAAATCATCAAAATAGAGATGAGGTACTCAAAAACTTTAGAGATAGCATGGGAAAAAACGATTTTCTAGTGTTCACTAATGAAACTGGTTCTAACTCTCAATGGGATGGAAACGTCAGAGGTGGCTGCAAGTATCATGTAGAAGAAATATATGGATGGGTAAAAAATAATATTGGGATTAAATCTGAAGATTGTGAATTGGTGAGAAAGTATGATTTAAAAACAGATAGTATAGTTGCTAATATGAAATTTCGTCATAATTATACTATAAATTTCAGTCGCATGGGGATAGATAAGAAAATTGAAATATCTGAAGGTGAAGAAATTACTATTTGGCGACATCACAAGTATGAAATTCCTAAACTTTTGCAAGAACTAGAACATTCTGGATTACAACTTATTCACTATAATACTGACAAATACAAATCACATATTATGGTGATTTGTAAGGTTGCCACTAACTAA
- a CDS encoding ABC transporter ATP-binding protein, with amino-acid sequence MVQQPELQETSSIQSIQRVLESLSTYRWTSLGALASLLLLTIANAVTPQLFRWGIDQGIIKQNLQIVLYSAAWMVLAAIARGLFNFGQSYLAEAMSQGVAYDLRNKIFSKIQNLSFSYHDQAQTSQLLTRVTSDIEQIRTFVGTSLIQVIGSVVTLVSISVILLVMNWELALITLTVVPLSAWVMAQFIGGNDKLFRQVQEQLSDLNAVLQENLIGIRVVKAFVRESTERSRYTTLNDALVRANMKTISAIRNTFPLIFLLSNLVTVAVFGYGGAQVIGRRFSIGELVAFNSYLALILQPILLIGFAAPAIAQSAASAERVYEVVDAEVEIRDRPGAVPFDTCGGRITFENVSFRYPGATTETLKEVSFETKPNELIAVLGMTGSGKSTIMNLIPRFYDVTGGAVRIDGRDVKSFTLKSLRSRIGIVFQETTLFSGTIRENIAYAKPNATLEQVIEVAKTAQMHDFISSLPDGYETIVGERGVGLSGGQKQRIAIARTLLTDYSILILDDSTSAIDAKTAAQIQAELDKLIHQKACTTFVVAQRISTVKNADRIFLMDKGRLVAQGTHEELMQTSPLYGVILESQVKVKKQMILN; translated from the coding sequence TTGGTTCAGCAACCAGAACTCCAGGAAACTTCGTCGATACAGTCAATCCAGCGGGTGCTTGAGAGTTTAAGCACTTACCGATGGACTTCGCTGGGAGCATTGGCCAGCCTGTTGCTGTTGACGATCGCAAACGCAGTTACCCCACAACTATTTAGGTGGGGAATTGATCAGGGCATCATCAAACAAAATTTACAAATTGTGCTATATAGCGCCGCCTGGATGGTACTCGCCGCGATCGCTCGTGGTTTATTTAACTTTGGACAAAGCTATTTGGCAGAAGCGATGTCTCAAGGTGTGGCCTATGACCTGCGAAACAAAATTTTTAGCAAAATTCAAAATCTCAGTTTCAGTTATCATGACCAGGCGCAGACTTCCCAACTGCTAACCCGTGTCACCAGCGATATTGAGCAGATCCGCACCTTTGTTGGCACCAGCTTAATTCAGGTCATCGGTTCAGTTGTGACATTGGTGAGTATTTCGGTGATTTTACTGGTGATGAACTGGGAATTAGCACTGATTACGCTGACAGTAGTGCCCCTATCTGCATGGGTGATGGCGCAATTTATTGGCGGGAATGATAAACTTTTTCGGCAAGTACAAGAGCAACTAAGCGACCTCAATGCTGTATTGCAAGAAAACTTAATAGGAATACGGGTAGTGAAAGCCTTTGTGCGGGAGTCAACTGAAAGGTCGCGTTACACGACCCTGAATGATGCTCTAGTCAGGGCAAACATGAAGACCATTAGCGCCATCCGTAATACCTTTCCGTTGATATTTTTACTGAGTAATTTGGTCACAGTGGCAGTTTTTGGCTACGGAGGAGCGCAGGTGATTGGGCGTAGGTTCTCCATTGGCGAACTGGTGGCGTTTAACTCCTACCTAGCGTTGATTCTCCAACCTATTTTGTTGATTGGATTTGCTGCACCTGCGATCGCTCAATCAGCTGCTTCCGCCGAACGAGTCTACGAAGTTGTAGATGCAGAGGTAGAAATTCGCGATCGCCCCGGTGCTGTCCCATTTGACACCTGCGGTGGGAGAATCACCTTTGAAAATGTTTCCTTTCGCTATCCAGGAGCGACAACCGAAACTCTTAAAGAAGTTTCCTTTGAAACAAAGCCTAACGAGCTGATCGCCGTTCTAGGGATGACTGGTTCGGGAAAAAGTACAATTATGAACTTAATTCCCCGCTTTTACGATGTCACAGGGGGAGCAGTTCGCATTGACGGACGAGATGTAAAAAGTTTCACGCTCAAAAGCCTTAGATCCCGTATTGGGATTGTATTTCAGGAAACCACCCTCTTCTCTGGCACAATCCGCGAAAATATTGCCTACGCAAAACCCAATGCAACTCTAGAGCAGGTGATTGAGGTTGCAAAAACCGCACAAATGCACGATTTTATCAGTAGTCTACCCGATGGCTACGAGACGATCGTGGGTGAACGGGGCGTGGGCTTGTCTGGTGGACAAAAACAACGAATTGCGATCGCTCGGACTTTACTTACCGATTACAGCATTCTGATTCTGGATGATAGTACCTCGGCAATCGATGCCAAGACTGCTGCCCAGATTCAAGCCGAGCTGGATAAGTTAATCCACCAAAAAGCTTGTACAACTTTTGTAGTAGCTCAACGTATTAGCACTGTTAAAAATGCCGATCGCATTTTTCTCATGGATAAAGGACGATTGGTGGCACAAGGCACCCATGAGGAATTGATGCAAACCAGCCCACTCTACGGTGTGATTTTGGAATCTCAGGTTAAGGTGAAGAAACAAATGATCCTAAATTAG